From the genome of Salvia splendens isolate huo1 chromosome 7, SspV2, whole genome shotgun sequence:
TTTGATGTATCTTCGTCAACTTTGAGGGCTAATCGAATACACTAGTGATGCAAAAGATCATCTTATTCCaatttcattgttttatttatatttcacagtATGAAAAAAATACTATCAAGATACAAGAAATGTGTGGATATTACAAAGAGTCCTGCCCCCGAACTCGAGCCCGAGGTATGCTATTTCTCAGTACAACTTTCTGTTTTTCCTTGGTTAATTAGTTGATTGGTTATTTAGCTGATTTACCATGCTAAAAGCATAAATCTTTTCTTCCTTGTTCGGAAGGAGTTGTGTTTTGAGCTCTTGTTATCTTTACAGAAGCCAACACAGCCCAAGGAGACGGATGTCCTCAAAGAGGAGATAGAAAAGCTTAAAGTGAAGCAGCTGTATGATTTCTTTAACTATATTTTCCCATTAACATTTTGGAAATCCCTTTTATAGCTTCCCGATGGTTGGGTGTTTAGGCGACTGATGGGTAAAGACTTAACGGGCATGAGCTCACAAGAATTGCATCTACTTGAACGACAGCTAAGTGAAGGGTTGATGTGCATAAAGGATAGAAAGGTTAATCATTCAAACACTAACTGGATATCTACTTAATAATTTTTGGATCACATTTTTGTATTACTTTCTCTGACATATTCGGAGCTCACATATTTACAGGAGCAGTTATTATTGCAAGAGCTGGCACAGTGTCGAATGCAGGTAAGAAATTTGCTCGGAATTTACTGATTTTTTATACGAAAACATTGATTTTGGCTAAGCAACTCAAAATCATGTAAATGCAGATGTTTTTCAGCGTTGTACTGATTTGTTCCTATTTGCAGGAACAACGGGCTGTGCTGGAAAATGAGACATTACGTAGACAGGTGAACGCACTTTTCATTAAAGACACATTTTTTTCTTTGCATATCTGAAGATAATAACGGATCCACATGAAATGTAGGTTGAAGAGCTTCGAGGTTTTTACCCGCTGAGCAGTTCTCCTACGCCACTCTGTATCGAGTACCATAAACAAAGCGACCCAGTCAAGAAAGAAGAGTCGTCCAGAAGTCCTGAAACAGCATGCAACGGTGGGCTTGCAGATGAAACCTCAGACACCACCCTACAGTTGGGGTATTTATAGTATTTGTTATAAATCTTGTCCTTTTTGTAGTTTGTTTGCTCCATTTTAGTTTTTGAGATTCTTCATGTGACAGGCTCCCGTATGGGAATAGCCGAAAACGCAAAACTCCCGATGGAGAAACGCAGTCGAGCACCTCAGAGACTCATTTCCGCCTCCACGGATGAAAGAATAGAAGAGATTCGAGACTTGTTTTTGTTTCCCTCTGTATATTACTCCTTATGTTAGTAAACTGAGAAATATTGTTTCATTTGTGGTTTGACTTGTTCCCCTCGGGAGGAGGTTGTTTTCAGTTGTTATGGTGTTCTCTACATGCACTGGTGCAGTGAAACACAGTGATGCAGATTCAGAAGCAGATATTCAGCCTTACCATTATTTGCTTTGCCATTATTTAGACTGCTTTCTTCCAACCATTAATTCCTCTCCAACCAAATTGAGATCAATGAATGCATACTCATTTGCGCTGAAGCAACCCATTTCAATCTTGTTTGGTTTGGGTTGAAATAGTCAAACCAAAATtatttcggttcggttttgggTATTTTTTAAGGAAAAAGCAAAATCAAAGGTTACTAACTACTCAttccgtccaccatttaaagagtcattttaACTTGGCATGAGTTTTTGATATTTGTTTTATGATGGgttgtgagtgtaaaaagttaatggaatgtcaTTCGCATATTAAAAGTGGAATATAGTAAATGTTTCTATAAATTATAGACaacccaaaatgacaaaataactctTTGAGATGTTTAATGATAATAAGAAGTAGTAACTGCTAAAACCATGCGATTTCAAGAATTTGGGATGATGTTTAATGATAACTAGTTTTAGCACTCATGCTATGCATGGCCagacaatattaaaataataattgcaatttgtaaataattataaagaAGCATGAACCTTTCGAACTAATCTAAAAAAGAATTTCGATATCTCACACAATTGAATACATTTTTAATTTGTGAAAAAAATCATACAACACTCACAAATCTAAGGattttgaaaaattgaaattactCTACTCAAATTACACGAACTATGTTGCTCAAAAATCACTTATAATTATGGACTACTCTCAACAGATCCACCAACATGAGctacacaaacaaaaaaaatgttattagtcgaatcaaaataaattaagcaTAATTaaatcttcaatttttttatgaaataggcaaaaatttaaaatttaaacagCTATTATAATAAACGAAATTACATATccaaataatatcatttttatttttaacaatGATGGGCCACAGAAAAAAAGATAAGAGGTCCatattaacaaaaatataatgtCAGTCCAACTAAATTAGTATGAACTGGACCAAATACTTTATTATAGAGTGGCTAAATAAAATGAAACGGAAGGCCAACaactcaaaacaaaataaagaaaaatggcCCAAACTTTTTCTCCCAAATAGAATACATTAGCAAATACAACATCGTCTCCTTCGCTCACACACAAATCCTTCAACCCAACACGCTCGCCGTCAATCCCAATTGCATGCAGAAATCCAAATTGAGGAAATCCTCTCACCTGGTgttgaaattgaaaataaaatgtataGTTAGTTTGATTGGTGTAATTAGTTAGTTTGATTAGTTGGTTTTACCAAGCCTATATATAAGGCTTCTCATTGTAATATTTGTAGTGAACAACACTTAGCCAAAATTTAGTCCATTAATAAAATTTCTCCTTTTCtctccatttttttaattgagcATTTCTTCAACCTCTTCCAATGGAGGTTTTTCCATCCAGGTTAATTCTCCgttttcaacatggtatcagagtgCAAATTCGTTGCGTCTTTGATTACCTCTATCCTAATTTTCTTTTGAATATTCGTTAGTGTTTTTTCTTAGAATTCAGTTTTTTTTTGGATTGGTGAGAATCTGCGTAGTTCTTCCGCAAGTCTCTGGAGAGTTCGTCTTACTTCTCACCGGATTCTGTCTTCTTATCGGTGCTCCTggtttttcagttttctctcttcaaatgtttctgttttattttctcAATGCCGATTTTTAATCCGTTCTCTCTCTTTTAAAATTCTCATATCAATCTATGTTTCTGTTTTTTATTCACCGAGTATCGGTTGAATCTATCTCTGTTTTTGTGTATCTCTCTATTTGGTTTGAGATCTGAGTCTCAAATTTGTTGATGATACCTCCTTTGTTGAATCTCTGATTGTGTATTTTGCCCGATTTAATCGGTTGATTGTC
Proteins encoded in this window:
- the LOC121811177 gene encoding agamous-like MADS-box protein AGL15: MGRGKIEIKKIENINSRQVTFSKRRAGLFKKANELAVLCEAEVAVIIFSNTGKLFEFANSSMKKILSRYKKCVDITKSPAPELEPEKPTQPKETDVLKEEIEKLKVKQLRLMGKDLTGMSSQELHLLERQLSEGLMCIKDRKEQLLLQELAQCRMQEQRAVLENETLRRQVEELRGFYPLSSSPTPLCIEYHKQSDPVKKEESSRSPETACNGGLADETSDTTLQLGLPYGNSRKRKTPDGETQSSTSETHFRLHG